One Endozoicomonas gorgoniicola DNA window includes the following coding sequences:
- the pntB gene encoding Re/Si-specific NAD(P)(+) transhydrogenase subunit beta produces the protein MSEGLLVSAYLLAAMKFVMSLAGLSRQESAKNGSFYGMMGMVIAIVATIAHASIAGMNWVTVLMIVGSGIGLYLAKKVEMTEMPQLVAVLNGFGGLAAVLIGFSSAIEATTVASIMTATEVMIHDALIGFGVMVGTVTFSGSVIACLKLHGRITSSPVSLPGGHWTNLAIIGAAVLMAVIFVQQQNMLALLLMTAFAFAFGITLVMGIGGADMPVVVSMLNAYSGIAAAATGFMLGNNLLIITGAMVGSSGAILSYLMCAAMNRSFVSVIFGGFGTEGGTIVASEDQGEHTESSAEDVADMLKNASRVIITPGYGMAVAQAQHPLQELVTKLREKNINIRFGIHPVAGRLPGHMNVLLAEARVPYDIVEEMDELNDDFVDTDVVLVIGANDTVNPAAMDDPNSPIAGMPVLKVWESGQVVIFKRSMATGYAGVQNPLFFKENSSMLFGDAKKSVLDILSFF, from the coding sequence ATGTCTGAAGGATTATTAGTTTCTGCGTACTTACTCGCAGCCATGAAGTTTGTCATGAGCCTTGCCGGGCTCAGTCGTCAGGAAAGTGCCAAAAACGGCAGTTTTTACGGCATGATGGGCATGGTCATTGCCATTGTCGCCACCATCGCCCATGCCAGCATTGCAGGGATGAACTGGGTAACGGTACTGATGATTGTCGGTTCCGGTATCGGGCTTTATCTGGCTAAGAAGGTTGAAATGACCGAGATGCCACAGCTGGTCGCCGTTCTTAACGGTTTTGGTGGTCTGGCAGCCGTTCTGATTGGTTTCTCCAGTGCTATAGAAGCAACAACCGTTGCAAGCATCATGACCGCCACTGAAGTCATGATTCACGATGCCCTGATCGGGTTTGGTGTAATGGTCGGTACAGTGACGTTTAGTGGCTCTGTCATTGCCTGCCTGAAACTCCATGGCCGAATTACCAGCAGCCCTGTCTCCCTGCCCGGAGGGCACTGGACGAATCTGGCGATTATTGGCGCAGCGGTGTTAATGGCGGTCATCTTTGTACAGCAGCAGAACATGCTGGCACTGTTGTTAATGACTGCATTTGCTTTCGCGTTTGGTATTACTCTCGTCATGGGCATCGGCGGTGCAGATATGCCGGTGGTCGTGTCCATGCTGAACGCTTACTCTGGTATTGCTGCCGCAGCCACCGGTTTCATGCTGGGTAACAACCTGCTGATTATTACCGGTGCAATGGTCGGCTCTTCCGGTGCGATTCTGTCTTACCTGATGTGCGCTGCCATGAACCGGTCGTTTGTCTCTGTGATTTTCGGTGGTTTTGGTACAGAAGGCGGCACCATTGTTGCCAGTGAAGATCAGGGTGAACACACAGAGTCCAGCGCGGAAGATGTGGCTGACATGCTGAAAAATGCCTCCCGTGTCATTATCACTCCGGGCTACGGTATGGCGGTTGCGCAGGCTCAGCACCCTCTGCAAGAGCTGGTCACTAAGCTGCGTGAGAAAAATATTAACATTCGTTTTGGTATTCACCCGGTAGCCGGACGTCTGCCCGGACACATGAACGTACTGCTGGCAGAAGCCAGGGTGCCTTACGACATCGTTGAGGAAATGGATGAACTGAATGACGACTTTGTCGATACCGACGTGGTTCTGGTCATTGGCGCAAACGACACCGTCAACCCGGCGGCCATGGATGACCCGAACAGCCCGATTGCAGGCATGCCGGTTCTGAAAGTGTGGGAGTCCGGTCAAGTGGTTATCTTCAAGCGTTCCATGGCGACCGGCTATGCCGGGGTTCAGAACCCACTGTTCTTTAAGGAGAATTCGAGCATGCTGTTTGGTGATGCCAAGAAGTCTGTGCTGGATATACTGAGCTTTTTCTAG
- the arcC gene encoding carbamate kinase: MRVVIALGGNAILQRGEPLDCETQRKNIHIAAKSIARIARDHQVILTHGNGPQVGLLALMNDHYKDVAPYPLDSLGAQTQGMIGYLFEQELRNQMPDQKVCVMSTQTLVDSDDPAFSDPDKFVGPVYTREQADSLLKEHPDWIIKADGKHFRRVVASPKPQAILELPSLQHLVSAEDITVICGGGGGVPVRRDSDGQLKDVEAVIDKDRSSSLLAEKLNADAFLILTDVHAVATQFGHPDSRDIRIATPEGLSQFDFASGSMGPKIEAAVDFVRNTGKMAAIGSLSRCSEILCSDSGTVIRPEVEGQVAYY; this comes from the coding sequence ATGAGAGTTGTAATAGCTTTGGGAGGCAATGCGATCCTCCAGCGTGGTGAACCCCTCGATTGTGAAACCCAGCGTAAAAACATTCATATAGCCGCCAAATCCATTGCCCGAATTGCCCGGGATCATCAGGTTATCCTGACCCATGGTAACGGTCCGCAGGTTGGGTTGCTGGCATTGATGAATGATCACTATAAAGACGTAGCACCCTACCCTCTCGATTCACTGGGAGCCCAGACCCAGGGCATGATTGGCTACCTGTTTGAGCAGGAACTGCGCAACCAGATGCCGGATCAAAAAGTGTGTGTGATGTCGACTCAGACACTGGTAGACAGCGACGATCCCGCATTCTCTGACCCTGACAAATTCGTTGGTCCCGTTTACACCCGTGAACAGGCTGACAGTCTTCTGAAAGAACATCCCGACTGGATCATCAAAGCCGATGGTAAACATTTCCGTCGCGTTGTTGCCTCTCCAAAACCACAGGCCATCCTTGAGCTGCCATCGTTGCAGCACCTGGTCAGTGCCGAAGATATCACCGTGATCTGTGGCGGCGGTGGCGGTGTTCCGGTCAGACGGGACAGCGACGGACAGTTAAAAGATGTTGAGGCAGTGATTGATAAAGACCGCTCCTCAAGCCTGCTGGCAGAAAAGCTTAACGCTGACGCCTTCCTGATTCTGACTGATGTCCATGCCGTTGCTACGCAGTTCGGGCATCCGGATTCCAGAGATATTCGTATTGCAACCCCTGAAGGGCTCAGCCAGTTTGACTTTGCCTCTGGTTCCATGGGGCCGAAAATTGAGGCAGCTGTCGACTTTGTCAGGAACACAGGAAAAATGGCTGCCATTGGCTCCCTGAGTCGTTGCAGTGAAATTCTCTGTTCGGATTCCGGCACCGTCATCCGTCCTGAAGTTGAAGGACAAGTGGCGTATTACTGA
- a CDS encoding FHA domain-containing protein, giving the protein MQFMIISVPEGEQVASLSHSLNAEELLIGQSDSCQIRLPDRQNRVADQHARLTREDSLWYVENLSDLPLHINQVEVPVQARQRLLLSDGDILSCGDYQLAASDFSPWLGTTGLLDTPVLTVTEDQAPEQYALTPTSSVEEDEEALDDPFARKPASKDSQTENGNVDVSMSGADRPLTDLATATSLNLAPDQKPLIDILTEPDDLDNDWSIHRGLWYGKITQPQEPDESCLYSQGSRPVLTQIPRIYSQPPGSGDHATASPDTPATQQRSICKAMLSALDQAIEDFCPDQLAEQFRQSVTASSPVTDTQRTSRIRQHFRWQPDAPSDASPNADFLPNYQYYYQELMVSKRYRLLFLQRFRQALKEQEQLFRSNDDGT; this is encoded by the coding sequence ATGCAGTTTATGATCATCAGTGTGCCTGAAGGAGAACAGGTTGCCAGCCTGAGCCACTCGCTGAATGCCGAGGAGCTGCTTATCGGTCAGTCAGACTCCTGCCAGATCCGGTTACCCGATCGTCAGAACCGTGTTGCTGATCAACACGCCCGCCTGACTCGTGAAGACTCGCTCTGGTACGTGGAAAACCTGAGTGACCTTCCTTTGCATATTAACCAGGTCGAAGTACCGGTTCAGGCCCGGCAGAGACTCCTATTAAGCGACGGCGACATTCTTTCCTGTGGTGACTATCAACTGGCAGCCAGTGATTTCAGCCCCTGGCTGGGCACCACAGGTCTGCTGGACACGCCTGTGCTGACAGTGACAGAAGATCAGGCACCGGAACAATACGCGCTCACACCCACCAGCTCAGTGGAGGAAGACGAAGAAGCCCTTGATGATCCCTTTGCCAGAAAACCCGCATCAAAGGACAGTCAAACTGAAAACGGGAATGTAGATGTCTCTATGTCCGGAGCCGACAGGCCGCTGACGGATCTCGCTACGGCGACCAGCCTGAACCTTGCCCCTGATCAAAAACCACTGATTGATATACTGACAGAACCAGACGATCTGGATAATGACTGGAGCATACACAGGGGACTCTGGTACGGAAAAATTACCCAGCCTCAGGAGCCAGATGAATCCTGCCTGTATTCACAGGGCAGTCGTCCCGTGCTGACACAGATTCCGCGCATTTACTCCCAACCACCAGGCTCAGGTGACCACGCAACAGCCTCCCCCGATACACCAGCCACACAACAACGATCTATCTGCAAGGCGATGCTGTCAGCGCTTGATCAGGCCATCGAAGATTTTTGCCCGGACCAGCTGGCTGAACAGTTCAGACAATCCGTCACTGCTTCATCGCCGGTCACCGACACCCAGCGAACAAGCCGGATACGACAACACTTTCGCTGGCAGCCTGACGCACCATCAGACGCATCACCAAATGCGGATTTCCTGCCCAACTACCAGTACTACTATCAGGAACTGATGGTCAGCAAACGCTACCGGCTACTGTTTCTGCAACGCTTCCGTCAAGCCTTAAAGGAACAGGAACAGCTATTCA
- a CDS encoding Re/Si-specific NAD(P)(+) transhydrogenase subunit alpha, which produces MRIGIPGEIQPNENRVAATPDTVKKLIKLGYSVVVESGAGLKASFDDSAYTDAGAEIAPAKDVWQSDIVMKVNEPSEKEIALLKDSATLASFIWPGQNEALMNQLSQRNINVLALDSVPRLSRSQSLDALSSMANIGGYRAVVEASHHFGRFFNGQITAAGKIPPAKVLVIGAGVAGLAALGAAGSMGAIVRAFDTRPEVKEQVESMGAEFLELDYEEEQDSSDGYAKEMSQAFIDAEMALFMEQAKEVDIIITTALIPGRPAPRLITEDMVKAMKPGSVIVDLAALTGGNCACTEKDKAVVKHGVTVIGFTDMPSRLPTQSSQLYGTNLVNMLKLMTPEKDGELVIDFDDEVVRGLTVVKEGNITWPPPPVKVSAAPTEKAQLETAAEEAPKPSRPWLKPALLAAGACLFAWVANSAPASFLEHLTVFVLSSIVGYYVIWNVTSALHTPLMSVTNAISGIIVVGALMQMGSDNGAVLALSGIALVVAMINIVGGFAVTQRMLKMFIKE; this is translated from the coding sequence ATGCGAATAGGGATTCCCGGAGAAATTCAGCCGAATGAAAACCGGGTGGCTGCCACACCGGACACGGTAAAGAAACTGATCAAGCTGGGCTACAGTGTTGTCGTTGAAAGTGGAGCCGGTTTAAAGGCCAGCTTTGATGACAGTGCCTATACCGATGCCGGTGCAGAGATTGCCCCAGCCAAAGATGTCTGGCAATCAGACATCGTTATGAAGGTCAATGAGCCTTCCGAAAAAGAAATCGCCCTGCTGAAAGACAGTGCGACACTAGCCAGCTTTATCTGGCCCGGACAGAACGAAGCGTTGATGAACCAGTTAAGCCAGCGCAATATTAACGTGCTGGCACTGGACAGTGTGCCTCGCCTGTCCCGCTCCCAGTCCCTGGATGCCCTGAGTTCCATGGCAAACATTGGTGGTTATCGTGCAGTGGTTGAAGCGTCACACCACTTTGGCCGTTTCTTTAACGGTCAGATTACTGCCGCCGGTAAAATTCCTCCCGCTAAAGTTCTGGTGATTGGTGCTGGAGTGGCCGGTCTGGCGGCTCTTGGCGCTGCTGGCAGTATGGGTGCTATTGTTCGTGCCTTTGATACCCGCCCTGAAGTTAAGGAGCAGGTTGAAAGCATGGGAGCCGAGTTCCTTGAGCTTGATTATGAAGAAGAACAGGACTCTTCCGACGGCTACGCCAAAGAGATGAGTCAGGCATTTATTGATGCCGAAATGGCACTGTTCATGGAGCAGGCGAAAGAAGTCGACATCATCATTACCACCGCTCTGATTCCGGGTCGCCCAGCTCCAAGACTGATTACCGAAGACATGGTAAAAGCCATGAAACCCGGTAGCGTTATCGTCGATCTGGCTGCCCTTACCGGTGGTAACTGCGCCTGCACAGAAAAAGACAAAGCCGTCGTAAAACACGGTGTCACCGTGATTGGCTTTACTGACATGCCCAGTCGTCTGCCGACCCAGTCTTCACAGCTGTACGGCACCAATCTGGTGAACATGCTAAAACTGATGACGCCGGAAAAAGACGGCGAGCTGGTCATAGACTTTGACGACGAAGTCGTTCGTGGTCTGACCGTCGTTAAAGAAGGTAACATCACCTGGCCACCACCGCCTGTTAAAGTCAGTGCGGCTCCCACCGAAAAAGCCCAACTCGAAACAGCGGCAGAAGAAGCACCCAAACCATCACGTCCATGGCTTAAGCCTGCCCTGCTGGCAGCCGGTGCCTGCCTGTTTGCATGGGTCGCTAATTCGGCACCTGCCAGCTTCCTTGAACACCTTACTGTCTTTGTATTGTCGTCTATCGTCGGCTACTACGTGATCTGGAACGTAACGTCTGCCCTGCACACACCGCTGATGAGTGTCACCAATGCCATCAGCGGCATTATTGTTGTCGGGGCGCTGATGCAAATGGGCAGTGATAACGGTGCGGTACTGGCTCTCTCGGGAATAGCTCTTGTCGTCGCCATGATCAATATCGTCGGGGGCTTCGCGGTCACCCAACGCATGCTGAAAATGTTTATTAAAGAATAA